Proteins co-encoded in one Cyprinus carpio isolate SPL01 chromosome B5, ASM1834038v1, whole genome shotgun sequence genomic window:
- the LOC122137428 gene encoding uracil phosphoribosyltransferase homolog, which produces METDLIEKMPCHNQQLNNSESPEHAAKHVRFARSSPAADTCQDEPCEHQTTSDIQRQIGPQLKLLPLNDQIRELQTIIRDKTTSRGDFVFCADRLIRLVVEEGLNQLPYSECTVTTPTGHKYEGVKFEKGNCGVSIMRSGEAMEQGLRDCCRSIRIGKILIQSDEETQKAKVYYAKFPPDISRRKVLLMYPILSTGNTVIEAVRVLNEHGLQAKHIILLSLFSTPHGARSIVQEFPDITILTTEVHAVAPTHFGQRYFGTD; this is translated from the exons ATGGAAACGGATCTTATCGAGAAGATGCCGTGCCATAACCAGCAGCTGAATAACAGTGAGAGCCCCGAACACGCCGCGAAGCACGTCCGCTTCGCCCGCAGCAGCCCCGCAGCCGACACCTGTCAGGACGAACCGTGCGAACACCAAACCACGAGCGACATCCAACGACAAATAGGACCTCAGCTGAAGCTCTTGCCATTAAATGACCAAATACGAGAACTTCAGACAATCATTCGGGACAA AACTACCAGTAGAGGCGATTTTGTCTTCTGTGCTGATAGATTG ATAAGATTAGTGGTGGAGGAGGGTCTCAATCAGCTTCCATACAGTGAATGCACTGTAACCACACCAACAG GACATAAATATGAGGGTGTGAAGTTTGAAAAGGGAAACTGTGGGGTTAGCATCATGAGGAGTG GTGAGGCCATGGAGCAAGGCCTAAGAGATTGCTGCAGATCAATCCGTATCGGGAAGATTCTGATCCAGAGCGACGAGGAGACACAAAAGGCTAAAGTTTACTATGCAAAGTTCCCTCCTGACATCAGCCGAAGGAAGGTTCTGCTCATGTACCCAATTCTTA GTACAGGCAACACTGTAATAGAAGCGGTGCGGGTGCTGAATGAACACGGCCTGCAGGCCAAACATATTATACTACTGAGTCTCTTCTCCACTCCACACG GTGCTCGGTCCATTGTTCAGGAGTTCCCTGACATCACTATACTGACAACTGAAGTTCACGCTGTCGCTCCGACACACTTCGGCCAGAGGTATTTCGGCACAGACTGA